The following proteins are encoded in a genomic region of Triticum dicoccoides isolate Atlit2015 ecotype Zavitan chromosome 1B, WEW_v2.0, whole genome shotgun sequence:
- the LOC119340864 gene encoding uncharacterized protein LOC119340864 has product MPPPSMVLQLPRLGRFAGVTAAPAFQDGARNLNSHGCHSSRRSSSSSSRSSSWFSSNAENPGPDTRDDNRTSSRRWWSDDQFDVEEEEEEEFGSEGSFGSAREMFDEPWFTKVFRVYGYVLPVLLASMLVTTGPQAFLMAMAIPLAQSVLSFAISKIGSFGRRRRDEEEYDDDGYYYSDYGSGGWEAEEQYSSNSSTYRGDSSTSSSRYQQQQQEESADSDPTVESGDIDGTTGAAARSESGNIGFGGWDELEEGDDRRSSSRWRARASPADTATAGGAVRTSRPPATRRRRSRGAAAARYRQAPLPMRLLVALFPFLGSWFRILL; this is encoded by the exons ATGCCGCCGCCGTCGATGGTGCTGCAGCTCCCACGGCTGGGCCGATTCGCCGGAGTAACGGCGGCACCTGCATTCCAAGACGGAGCCCGCAACTtgaattcccatgggtgccacagcAGCCGGCGCTCCTCCTCGTCcagcagcagaagcagcagctGGTTCTCCTCCAACGCCGAGAATCCCGGCCCCGACACCAGAGACGATAACAGGactagtagtaggaggtggtggtcCGATGACCAATTCgacgtggaggaggaggaggaggaggaattcGGGAGCGAGGGCTCGTTTGGTTCTGCAAGGGAGATGTTCGACGAGCCATGGTTTACCAAG GTGTTCAGGGTGTACGGGTATGTGCTCCCGGTGCTGCTGGCGTCCATGCTGGTGACAACGGGGCCACAGGCTTTCCTCATGGCCATGGCCATCCCGCTCGCCCAGTCCGTTCTCTCTTTCGCCATTTCCAAGATTGGTTCATTTGGTCGGCGCCGCCGTGACGAAGAAGAATATGACGACGATGGTTACTATTATTCCGATTACGGCAGCGGCGGCTGGGAAGCTGAAGAACAGTATAGCAGCAACTCCTCGACATACAGAGGAGACAGCAGCACTAGTAGCAGCaggtaccagcagcagcaacaggagGAATCTGCAGATTCAGATCCAACGGTAGAATCAGGTGATATTGACGGTACCACCGGCGCCGCAGCTAGAAGTGAAAGTGGTAATATCGGTTTTGGAGGATGGGACGAGCTGGAAGAAGGCGACGACCGCCGCAGCAGCAGCAGGTGGCGTGCACGAGCGTCGCCGGCGGATACTGCTACCGCTGGTGGTGCAGTGAGAACGAGTAGACCACCTGCAACTagaaggagaagaagcagaggagcTGCGGCTGCAAGGTACAGGCAGGCGCCCCTGCCGATGCGCTTGCTCGTCGCGCTCTTCCCATTCCTGGGTTCATGGTTCAGAATTTTGCTCTAA